One Thalassotalea sediminis DNA segment encodes these proteins:
- the pilW gene encoding type IV pilus biogenesis/stability protein PilW has translation MDKFLNKVTLLLCCLGLAGCVTQTYENDNHTPVVQNESSNNEIAMTRISLGLGYLKMGNTTQAKLNLEKAKRSAPHLVQVHTAFAHYYDTVGEPELATQAYEKALSIKGDDPDTLNNYGVFLCKQEKYELAEKQMLKAIAVPSYLLVAQSYENLALCQLDADAFDKAEHYLSKSIQHSPSNATAILHMMRLQYAKKNYVSAQQYLKRYEKATRRFLPEALALAYKIYSKQGKTKVAKNYASMLVKMFPNSFQARAFLLNDLASIEADVLAKRYAATQQTQVVTKKKKRFVKLSPKTTTANKKTTLNTASNLNTNTATSAPENTKNGNAPTQNSASKVTQQIDSNTKQASEVLTHTVAKGDTLFSISMLYNVHMKAIERWNNISRNQPIKIGDVIMVAAPKK, from the coding sequence GAAATCGCCATGACGCGTATTTCGTTGGGCTTGGGTTATTTGAAAATGGGGAATACAACGCAGGCTAAGTTAAATCTAGAAAAAGCAAAGCGTTCGGCTCCTCATTTAGTACAAGTTCATACTGCCTTTGCTCATTATTATGATACGGTCGGTGAACCAGAATTAGCGACGCAAGCCTATGAAAAAGCGTTATCTATCAAGGGGGATGATCCTGATACGCTGAATAATTATGGTGTTTTTCTTTGTAAGCAAGAAAAATACGAGCTTGCCGAGAAGCAGATGTTAAAGGCTATTGCGGTACCTAGTTATTTGCTAGTGGCACAAAGTTATGAAAACTTAGCATTATGTCAATTGGATGCTGACGCATTTGATAAAGCAGAGCACTACTTAAGCAAGTCTATTCAACATAGTCCAAGTAATGCGACAGCAATTCTACACATGATGCGTTTACAATATGCAAAGAAAAACTATGTTTCAGCGCAGCAGTATTTAAAGCGATATGAGAAAGCAACACGCAGGTTTTTACCAGAAGCGTTAGCATTAGCTTATAAAATATATAGTAAGCAAGGTAAGACGAAGGTCGCCAAAAATTACGCAAGTATGCTGGTAAAAATGTTCCCTAATTCTTTTCAAGCAAGAGCATTTCTTTTGAATGATTTAGCCAGTATAGAGGCCGATGTTTTAGCCAAAAGATATGCAGCGACTCAGCAAACTCAGGTAGTTACAAAAAAGAAAAAGCGTTTCGTCAAGTTGTCGCCTAAAACGACAACAGCCAATAAGAAAACTACATTGAATACTGCAAGTAATTTGAATACGAATACCGCTACATCAGCGCCTGAGAATACAAAGAATGGTAATGCTCCAACGCAAAACTCAGCAAGTAAAGTGACGCAGCAAATAGACAGTAATACCAAACAAGCGAGTGAAGTTTTAACGCATACGGTAGCAAAAGGCGATACATTATTTTCCATCTCTATGCTGTACAATGTCCATATGAAAGCGATAGAACGTTGGAATAATATTTCTCGAAATCAACCTATAAAAATAGGTGATGTAATTATGGTCGCCGCTCCTAAGAAGTAA
- a CDS encoding RodZ domain-containing protein, whose amino-acid sequence MTNMTQHEKVEEITEEHSKIGPGQMLAQAREKMGLSQHDVAERLNFRTVLVSNLEQDIYDGSLPPTFNRGYLKSYAKLVDVSVTDVLASYEALNVVVKQSAQMQSFSKETEKQAENSRLMWLTYIILAALVGSSIVWWVQDAKQSQKTTVLDESSVSKNDSNTEKTPVTEQSLPLNSSDSVTGNQENNDNIAPLAETLKKTTAHVNNKDVNANQESVAPNASEQTEGKAEAITSVVTSNEPDKALIEDTVDVVLTSAQFTFSGDCWVNIYDATGERVAWGIKKTGYVMNISGQAPFKVTLGKPELVAISFQGDNIDMSQFSRGNIAKFTLPLDAEDQAE is encoded by the coding sequence ATGACGAACATGACACAACACGAAAAAGTGGAAGAAATCACTGAAGAACATTCAAAGATAGGCCCTGGCCAAATGCTTGCACAAGCCCGTGAAAAAATGGGTTTGAGTCAACACGATGTTGCGGAACGATTAAACTTTCGTACCGTCTTGGTAAGTAATCTTGAACAGGATATTTATGACGGCTCTTTACCACCTACTTTTAACCGAGGCTACTTAAAAAGCTATGCTAAGCTTGTCGATGTTTCCGTAACAGATGTATTGGCAAGTTATGAAGCCTTAAATGTGGTTGTAAAACAGAGTGCGCAAATGCAAAGCTTTTCTAAGGAAACTGAAAAGCAAGCTGAAAATAGTCGTCTCATGTGGCTAACCTACATTATATTAGCCGCCTTAGTAGGATCAAGTATTGTATGGTGGGTACAAGATGCGAAGCAGAGTCAAAAAACAACGGTTTTAGACGAGTCTTCCGTTTCGAAAAATGATAGTAACACCGAGAAAACACCGGTAACGGAACAATCGTTACCTTTGAACAGCTCTGATAGTGTAACTGGTAATCAAGAAAACAATGATAACATTGCACCACTAGCAGAGACGCTCAAAAAGACGACGGCGCATGTAAATAACAAAGATGTTAATGCCAACCAAGAAAGTGTAGCACCTAATGCATCAGAGCAGACAGAGGGTAAGGCTGAAGCGATAACATCTGTAGTAACAAGTAACGAGCCTGATAAAGCGTTAATTGAGGACACTGTTGATGTGGTACTAACATCTGCTCAGTTTACTTTTTCTGGAGATTGCTGGGTTAATATTTATGACGCAACAGGTGAACGCGTAGCATGGGGTATAAAAAAAACAGGCTATGTAATGAATATTTCGGGTCAAGCGCCGTTTAAAGTAACACTGGGTAAACCTGAACTTGTAGCTATTTCTTTTCAGGGGGACAATATTGATATGTCGCAATTTTCACGTGGCAATATTGCCAAGTTCACCTTGCCACTCGATGCAGAAGATCAAGCAGAGTAA
- the ispG gene encoding flavodoxin-dependent (E)-4-hydroxy-3-methylbut-2-enyl-diphosphate synthase: MFKESPIIRRKSRQIMVGNVPVGGNAPIAVQSMTNTLTTDVSATVKQIKALEAVGADIVRVSVPTMDAAEAFKEIKKQVSVPLVTDIHFDYRIALKVAEYGADCLRINPGNIGREDRVRAVVESARDKGIPIRIGVNGGSLEKDIQEKYTEPTAEALLESAMRHVDILDRLNFHDFKVSVKASDVFLAVGSYRLLAKQIDNPLHLGITEAGGLRSGAVKSSVGLGLLLSEGIGDTLRVSLAADPVEEVKVGFDILKSLKLRSRGINFIACPSCSRQEFDVISTVNELEQRVEDIMTPMDVSIIGCIVNGPGEATVSDLGLTGSSKKSGYYLDGIRQKERFDNDNLVDQLEQRIRAKAKLMDQANKIDIKEIDK; the protein is encoded by the coding sequence ATGTTTAAAGAATCTCCAATTATACGTCGAAAGTCACGTCAAATTATGGTTGGCAATGTCCCTGTGGGAGGGAATGCTCCCATCGCTGTTCAATCCATGACCAACACATTAACCACTGATGTTTCAGCTACGGTTAAACAAATTAAAGCACTTGAAGCCGTTGGGGCAGATATTGTTCGTGTCAGTGTGCCAACAATGGATGCTGCTGAAGCTTTCAAAGAAATTAAAAAGCAGGTTTCTGTGCCATTAGTCACGGATATTCATTTTGATTATCGTATCGCTTTAAAAGTTGCAGAATATGGTGCAGATTGCTTGCGTATTAACCCCGGCAACATAGGCCGTGAAGATCGCGTACGTGCGGTTGTTGAATCTGCGCGTGATAAAGGGATCCCAATCCGAATCGGCGTCAATGGTGGCTCGTTGGAAAAAGACATTCAAGAAAAATATACAGAGCCTACCGCAGAAGCATTGTTGGAATCGGCAATGCGGCATGTTGATATTCTCGATCGCTTAAACTTTCATGATTTTAAAGTAAGTGTTAAGGCTTCTGATGTATTTTTAGCGGTTGGTTCTTATCGACTTTTAGCTAAGCAAATTGATAACCCTTTACATCTTGGTATTACTGAAGCCGGAGGTTTACGTTCTGGTGCAGTGAAATCTTCTGTTGGCTTGGGTTTGTTGCTGTCTGAAGGTATTGGTGACACATTACGTGTTTCGCTTGCGGCTGATCCTGTTGAAGAGGTTAAAGTTGGTTTTGATATTTTAAAGTCGTTAAAGCTTCGTAGCCGAGGCATTAACTTTATTGCTTGCCCAAGCTGTTCAAGACAAGAATTTGATGTAATTAGTACGGTAAATGAACTCGAACAGCGTGTAGAAGATATTATGACGCCAATGGATGTTTCAATTATTGGTTGTATCGTAAATGGACCAGGTGAGGCAACAGTTTCCGATTTAGGCCTAACAGGTAGCAGTAAAAAAAGTGGCTATTACTTAGACGGTATACGCCAAAAAGAGCGTTTTGATAATGATAATTTGGTTGATCAATTAGAACAACGAATTCGTGCGAAAGCTAAGTTGATGGATCAAGCAAATAAAATTGACATTAAAGAAATCGACAAATAG
- the hisS gene encoding histidine--tRNA ligase, translated as MSKTIQAVRGMNDCLPSETNIWQMVESVLRRVASNYGFAEIRMPIVESTALFKRSIGEVTDIVEKEMYTFDDRNGDSLTLRPEGTACCVRAGNQHGLLYNQEQRLWYMGPMFRHERPQKGRYRQFHQFGLEAFGIATPDIDAEVISLTYRLWKELGINEFVTLELNSLGSNEERAAYRDALVEFLTKKEDMLDDDSKRRMHTNPLRVLDSKNPEVQKALVGAPKLVDYFGEESKAHFAGVCERLDAAGISYVLNDKLVRGLDYYNRTVFEWTTESLGAQGTVCAGGRYDGLVEQLGGKATPGFGFALGIERLVLMLTSLDKVNNVRPQVDAYVISLGDGVDIKASSLAEQWRDAVPHTRIQTHCGGGNMKKQIKRADKSGAQVALILGEDELAQQQVTVKYLRGQQEQQQMAFEQVPALLKSLF; from the coding sequence GTGAGTAAAACAATTCAGGCTGTTCGTGGGATGAACGACTGCCTTCCTTCAGAAACCAATATTTGGCAAATGGTTGAGTCAGTATTACGTCGTGTGGCTAGTAATTATGGCTTTGCTGAAATCCGCATGCCTATTGTGGAGTCAACCGCGCTTTTTAAACGTTCTATTGGTGAAGTTACCGATATCGTCGAAAAAGAAATGTACACCTTTGATGATCGCAACGGTGATAGCCTAACACTGCGACCAGAAGGCACAGCTTGTTGCGTAAGAGCAGGAAACCAACATGGCCTTTTATATAATCAAGAGCAAAGATTATGGTATATGGGCCCAATGTTTCGTCATGAACGTCCACAAAAAGGCCGCTATCGTCAGTTCCATCAATTTGGTCTTGAAGCCTTTGGTATCGCAACACCTGACATCGACGCAGAAGTTATTTCGCTAACTTATCGACTTTGGAAGGAACTTGGCATCAATGAGTTTGTCACACTAGAGTTGAATTCATTAGGTTCGAATGAAGAACGTGCCGCTTATCGTGATGCTTTGGTCGAATTCTTAACGAAGAAAGAAGATATGCTTGACGACGATTCAAAACGTCGTATGCATACGAATCCATTACGTGTGCTAGACAGTAAAAACCCTGAGGTACAAAAAGCCTTAGTGGGAGCGCCTAAATTAGTAGATTATTTTGGTGAGGAATCTAAAGCGCATTTTGCTGGTGTATGCGAACGCTTAGACGCAGCAGGTATAAGTTATGTGCTGAATGACAAGTTAGTTCGTGGTTTAGATTACTACAATCGAACGGTTTTTGAATGGACAACAGAAAGTCTAGGAGCGCAAGGTACCGTTTGTGCAGGTGGTCGTTATGATGGTTTAGTTGAACAACTAGGCGGAAAAGCTACACCAGGCTTTGGTTTTGCATTAGGTATTGAACGTTTAGTGTTAATGCTAACTAGCTTAGACAAAGTGAACAATGTTAGACCACAGGTCGATGCATATGTTATCAGTTTAGGTGATGGCGTCGACATAAAAGCATCTAGTCTTGCTGAACAGTGGCGAGATGCGGTTCCACATACGCGAATTCAAACGCATTGTGGTGGTGGTAACATGAAGAAACAAATAAAGCGTGCAGATAAATCTGGCGCGCAAGTTGCGCTAATATTGGGTGAAGATGAACTTGCACAGCAGCAAGTCACCGTAAAATATTTGCGTGGCCAACAAGAACAACAACAAATGGCATTTGAACAAGTGCCAGCGTTATTAAAAAGCTTATTTTAA
- a CDS encoding YfgM family protein, producing MDINQTEEQQVEQLKKIWNEYGNAIIAGLVLGFAGFIGFGYYKDSKLNQELAVSENFQKVIALVEDGDEAFQSRGQAFIKNNAGTNYASLTALALAKDSAEHKDWAQVETYLNQAIENTTDKGIKSLAKLRLARVQIETKQIELALNTLSGEFPAAFTAELEEIKGDAYLLNGDKDNARTAYQAALDASAAGTTPVLQMKYDNLAEPIVLTK from the coding sequence GTGGATATAAATCAAACAGAAGAACAACAAGTTGAACAACTTAAGAAAATTTGGAATGAATACGGTAATGCTATTATTGCAGGTTTAGTGCTCGGTTTTGCTGGTTTTATCGGCTTCGGTTATTACAAAGATAGCAAATTAAATCAAGAACTTGCAGTTTCTGAAAATTTCCAAAAAGTCATTGCACTCGTTGAAGACGGTGATGAAGCGTTTCAATCACGTGGTCAAGCTTTTATCAAAAATAATGCAGGTACCAATTATGCGAGCTTAACGGCACTTGCATTAGCTAAAGATTCAGCTGAGCACAAAGATTGGGCGCAAGTTGAAACGTATTTAAATCAAGCGATTGAAAATACGACTGATAAAGGAATTAAGTCGTTAGCAAAACTACGTTTAGCTCGAGTGCAAATTGAGACTAAGCAAATAGAATTAGCGCTAAATACCTTGAGTGGTGAATTTCCGGCGGCTTTTACTGCTGAATTAGAAGAAATTAAAGGTGATGCATACTTACTCAATGGCGATAAAGATAACGCAAGAACCGCTTATCAAGCGGCGTTAGATGCGAGTGCTGCGGGTACAACGCCAGTGTTACAAATGAAGTATGATAACCTTGCAGAACCTATTGTTCTTACAAAATAA
- the bamB gene encoding outer membrane protein assembly factor BamB gives MLKITNVLPHKTLLLSCLLTGLMACSSTEDEIDPNEPVELTEITEKFEVNVVWEDSISGVDKYFSRIKPFIAYEKLYNASREGEVYALDPATGKELWRTDLREKGDGGFFSSKPTAYLNGGPTAAINKVFIGSENGDVYALDAETGELSWQSKVKGEVLAAPGFDAGVLVVNTAAGIVKAFNASTGEDMWSIEQDVPPLTLRGTSSPAVAAGGAIIGSPNGSLTVYIIENGQQGWTSEIGEATGSTELERVVDIDSTPIIYGDKAYTIASRGNLAAVDLRSGRVLWKRQYSSYRKLTISGNTIYLTDVKGHVYAIDRINGTEKWSQLSLTNRNVTGPAEIDKYIVVGDFEGYLHWLDKDTGDIVARHHVDGSGIYATPTTDGNMLYVQSRDGDLQAIKTP, from the coding sequence GTGCTAAAAATAACAAACGTATTACCACATAAAACATTGCTACTTAGCTGTTTATTAACAGGTCTTATGGCATGTTCTTCTACCGAAGATGAGATTGATCCGAATGAACCGGTAGAGTTAACAGAAATCACTGAAAAATTTGAAGTTAATGTAGTTTGGGAAGACAGTATTAGCGGTGTAGATAAATACTTTTCACGCATTAAGCCCTTTATTGCTTATGAGAAGCTATATAATGCGAGCCGTGAAGGTGAAGTTTATGCGTTAGATCCTGCAACCGGTAAAGAATTATGGCGTACTGACCTTCGTGAGAAAGGGGATGGCGGTTTTTTCTCTAGTAAACCAACAGCCTATTTAAATGGTGGTCCAACGGCAGCTATTAATAAAGTGTTTATTGGTAGCGAGAATGGTGATGTTTATGCACTGGATGCGGAAACGGGTGAACTAAGCTGGCAAAGTAAAGTAAAAGGTGAAGTATTAGCTGCCCCAGGCTTTGATGCCGGTGTATTGGTTGTTAATACGGCTGCAGGTATTGTTAAAGCATTTAATGCTTCTACTGGCGAAGATATGTGGAGTATTGAGCAAGATGTACCACCATTAACACTTCGGGGGACAAGTTCTCCAGCTGTTGCTGCCGGCGGTGCAATTATTGGATCACCTAATGGAAGTTTGACTGTTTATATTATTGAAAATGGTCAACAAGGTTGGACGTCAGAAATCGGCGAAGCAACAGGCTCAACAGAATTAGAGCGTGTCGTTGATATTGATTCCACACCAATCATCTATGGTGACAAGGCTTATACAATTGCTTCTCGTGGTAACTTAGCAGCAGTTGATTTGAGAAGCGGTCGTGTTTTATGGAAACGTCAGTACTCTTCATATCGTAAACTTACTATCAGTGGTAACACAATATACCTTACCGACGTTAAAGGTCATGTATATGCCATTGACCGTATTAATGGTACAGAAAAGTGGAGTCAGCTTTCGTTAACTAATCGTAATGTGACAGGGCCTGCTGAAATCGACAAATACATTGTTGTTGGCGATTTTGAAGGATACTTACATTGGTTAGATAAAGATACAGGTGATATTGTCGCTCGTCATCATGTTGATGGTAGTGGTATATATGCGACGCCTACAACAGATGGCAACATGCTTTATGTTCAGTCTAGAGATGGTGATTTGCAGGCGATTAAAACGCCTTAG
- the der gene encoding ribosome biogenesis GTPase Der, translated as MLPVVALVGRPNVGKSTLFNRLTRSRDALVADYPGLTRDRQYGQAHVDDHAFIVIDTGGIHGDEEGIDALMAEQSLMAVEEADAVLFMVDARAGLTSADQGLADYLRKQNKKVFLVANKIDGIDADSAVAEFYQLALGDVHQIAAAHGRGVTQLLTLALAPHIETIGSDLDHDETDEALSEEALIAQAPEETDAIKLAIIGKPNVGKSTLTNRILGEERVVVYDMPGTTRDSVYIPMERNGREYTLIDTAGIRRRKNVTDVVEKYSVIKTLRAIEDANVCLLIIDAQEGISDQDLSLLGFILEAGRSLVVAVNKWDGLDESVKDRIHKELDRRLGFIDFARIHFISALHGTGVGHLYESVEEAFISATKRVSTSMVTKILDMAVFDHQPPMHNGRRIRLKYAHAGGYNPPIIVVHGNQAKHLPKSYKRYLMNYYRKSLKIMGTPIKIEFRETSNPFAGKKKLSFTEQKKLARKTQGYKSSED; from the coding sequence ATGCTTCCTGTTGTTGCGCTTGTAGGGCGTCCAAATGTTGGAAAATCAACCTTGTTTAATCGGCTTACGCGCAGTCGTGATGCACTTGTTGCAGACTATCCTGGTTTAACGCGTGACAGGCAATATGGTCAGGCACATGTTGACGACCATGCGTTTATTGTTATTGATACCGGCGGTATTCATGGCGATGAAGAGGGTATAGATGCCTTAATGGCTGAACAATCATTGATGGCTGTAGAAGAAGCTGATGCGGTGCTATTTATGGTAGATGCACGAGCGGGATTAACTTCTGCTGATCAAGGTTTAGCTGATTATCTGCGTAAACAAAATAAAAAAGTTTTTTTAGTTGCAAATAAGATTGATGGTATCGATGCAGACTCTGCAGTCGCTGAATTTTATCAGTTAGCCTTAGGTGACGTGCATCAAATTGCTGCGGCACATGGGCGTGGTGTAACGCAGTTATTAACTTTAGCTTTAGCACCGCATATAGAAACAATAGGTAGTGACCTCGACCATGACGAAACTGATGAGGCGTTATCTGAAGAGGCATTAATAGCCCAAGCCCCTGAAGAAACTGACGCAATAAAGTTGGCGATCATCGGTAAACCTAATGTTGGTAAATCTACGCTGACAAATCGTATTTTAGGTGAAGAGCGGGTTGTAGTTTACGACATGCCAGGAACAACACGTGATAGTGTTTATATTCCGATGGAGCGCAATGGCCGTGAATACACGTTAATCGATACTGCGGGAATACGACGTCGAAAAAATGTGACTGACGTGGTTGAAAAGTACTCCGTGATTAAAACACTTCGTGCGATTGAAGATGCGAATGTTTGTTTGTTGATAATTGATGCACAAGAAGGAATATCTGACCAAGACCTTAGTTTACTTGGTTTTATACTTGAAGCAGGGCGTTCTTTAGTTGTTGCGGTTAACAAATGGGATGGCTTGGACGAAAGCGTTAAAGATCGCATTCATAAAGAACTCGATCGTCGACTAGGCTTTATTGATTTTGCGCGTATTCATTTTATTTCTGCGTTACACGGTACTGGTGTTGGACATTTATATGAGTCGGTTGAAGAAGCTTTTATTTCTGCAACAAAACGCGTTTCAACATCTATGGTCACTAAAATATTAGACATGGCTGTTTTTGATCATCAGCCGCCGATGCATAATGGTCGTCGTATTCGTCTTAAGTATGCGCATGCCGGTGGTTATAACCCACCCATTATTGTGGTGCATGGTAATCAAGCAAAACATCTGCCTAAATCTTATAAGCGCTATTTAATGAACTATTATCGTAAGTCATTAAAGATAATGGGGACACCAATAAAAATCGAGTTTAGAGAAACGTCAAACCCATTCGCGGGTAAGAAAAAACTATCATTTACTGAACAAAAGAAACTTGCGCGTAAAACTCAAGGTTACAAAAGTTCAGAAGATTAA
- a CDS encoding PilZ domain-containing protein: MPSSPTKIETVERLNRNLGLLQAGSSVTIDIATPAGQKGKFRTIFVGYLPKKYVLVQFPEQSKLGSFSQFLTQGVSVTVRGLIEGHEGSVAAFISTVKQTLQIPSKLMVLEFPRSLSVQSLRRSIRIDTEIESKVFVDSNYWQGLITDLSLSGCQLLIENGEKLNMVSNKTIEIIIEDFLDLSNIKLPGKMCSIKPVLNGVSIGVRFDDNTRDDIIKLLHHVITLEV, translated from the coding sequence ATGCCATCGTCGCCAACGAAGATAGAAACAGTAGAACGTCTAAATCGGAACTTAGGATTGTTACAGGCAGGGTCGTCGGTAACGATAGATATAGCCACACCTGCGGGTCAAAAGGGTAAGTTTCGTACTATTTTTGTTGGTTACCTACCAAAAAAATACGTTCTTGTGCAATTTCCGGAACAAAGTAAACTCGGTTCGTTTAGTCAATTTTTAACCCAAGGGGTATCGGTAACGGTTAGAGGATTGATAGAAGGCCACGAAGGTTCTGTTGCGGCATTTATTAGTACTGTCAAACAAACACTACAAATTCCTTCAAAATTAATGGTGCTTGAGTTTCCCCGTTCTTTGAGTGTGCAAAGTTTACGTAGATCTATTCGTATTGACACCGAAATTGAATCTAAGGTTTTTGTTGATAGCAACTATTGGCAGGGGTTGATAACTGATTTGTCTTTATCCGGATGTCAATTGCTTATAGAGAACGGTGAAAAACTCAATATGGTGTCTAACAAAACGATCGAGATCATTATTGAGGATTTTTTGGATCTTAGTAATATTAAGCTGCCCGGAAAAATGTGCAGTATCAAGCCAGTGCTCAATGGCGTTTCTATAGGTGTGCGTTTTGACGATAACACCCGCGACGATATCATTAAACTGTTACACCACGTTATTACCTTAGAAGTTTAA